From Etheostoma spectabile isolate EspeVRDwgs_2016 chromosome 8, UIUC_Espe_1.0, whole genome shotgun sequence, a single genomic window includes:
- the si:dkeyp-73b11.8 gene encoding inter-alpha-trypsin inhibitor, whose product MKHLLLLGIAFATFNVSHTNPPDYCNLQYDEGEGTSFTFALYYDHEQGVCNPFLYKGMGGNANRFQNERECIRNCSTDAENIYPTDVSKACHFKKAAGKCSAQLLRYYYDSVHDKCKKFLWTGCIGNGNRFFDQGSCNSTCAGIHDDREEDEEEEPDTPIAIICGVLLAVIIAAVLTTVIVLTVQSKKKSPKKNAAGKSKDPQSGTPLQDKGIEMA is encoded by the exons ATTACTGTAATTTGCAGTATGATGAAGGTGAAGGCACAAGCTTCACCTTTGCTCTGTATTATGACCATGAGCAGGGTGTGTGCAATCCTTTCCTATATAAAGGCATGGGAGGAAATGCCAACCGTTTTCAAAATGAAAGAGAGTGCATAAGAAACTGTTCCACCGATGCAGAGAATATCTACCCCACGGATG TGTCCAAAGCTTGCCACTTCAAAAAGGCCGCAGGTAAATGCAGTGCTCAGTTACTGAGATACTACTACGATTCTGTTCATGACAAATGCAAAAAATTCCTTTGGACTGGATGCATCGGAAACGGAAACAGATTTTTTGACCAAGgcagctgcaactccacctgtGCTGGCATCCATG ATGATCGcgaggaagatgaggaggaggagccagATACTCCTATTG CAATCATCTGTGGAGTTCTGCTTGCAGTCATTATTGCCGCCGTCTTAACAACTGTGATTGTCTTGACCGTTCAGTCAAA GAAAAAGAGCCCCAAGAAGAATGCAGCAGGGAAAAGTAAAGACCCCCAGTCTGGCACACCTCTTCAGGACAAGGGGATTGAAATGGCATAG
- the LOC116694513 gene encoding ubiquitin carboxyl-terminal hydrolase 3, which yields MECPHLNSNVSCPIDTSRFPNGTPSSWCCNVCRSNKSPWICLTCLMVHCGRYVNGHAKKHFEDSQVVGISQKKGEKQEKEKSHHSVCMDCSNYSIFCYRCDDFVVNDTKLVQVQKVREHLQSLENSALMGDRQRKRKLQESPAPDGKLLKDNEVAALGATGLRNLGNTCFMNAILQSLSNIEQFSCYFKELPAVALRSGKTAGRRMYHTRSQGDNSVSLVEEFRKTLCSLWQGSQTAFSPDSLFYAIWKIMPSFRGYQQQDAHEFMRYLLDHLHRELQYSRNGASHSLSPQDGVRLSTAEGKCYINGTASVVTSNFGGILQNEVNCLICGTESRKFDPFLDLSLDIPSQFRQKRSKDKEPGPTCTLRDCVRSFTDLEELDETELYYCHKCKKRQKSTKKFWIQKLPKVLCLHLKRFHWTAFLRNKVDTYVEFPLKGMDMRGYLLEPMIHSGAA from the exons ATGGAGTGCCCTCATCTGAACTCAAACGTGAGCTGTCCCATCGATACCTCTAGGTTCCCTAACGGTACTCCGTCTTCCTGGTGTTGCAACG TTTGCAGGTCTAATAAAAGTCCATGGATTTGCCTTACCTGTCTGATGGTCCATTGTGGAAG ATACGTCAATGGACATGCAAAGAAACACTTTGAAGACAGCCAAGTTGTTGGCATTAGTCAAAAGAAGGGTGAGaaacaggaaaaagagaaatCCCATCATTCTGTCTGCATGGACTGCAGCAACTACAGCATATTTTG TTACAGATGTGATGACTTTGTTGTCAATGACACCAAACTTGTGCAGGTGCAGAAAGTGAGGGAACATCTGCAGAGCTTAGAAAA CTCAGCACTGATGGGTGACagacaaaggaaaagaaaactccAGGAAAGCCCAGCTCCAGACGGAAAGTTGTTGAAAGACAAT gAGGTGGCGGCTTTAGGCGCTACAGGCCTGCGGAATTTAGGCAACACTTGCTTCATGAATGCAATTCTGCAATCCCTCAG CAATATCGAGCAGTTCAGCTGTTATTTCAAGGAGTTGCCTGCAGTGGCTCTACGCAGTGGTAAGACGGCAGGAAGAAGGATGTACCACACCCGAAGCCAAGGGGACAACAGTGT GTCTTTGGTGGAGGAGTTCAGGAAAACCCTTTGTTCCCTGTGGCAAGGAAGCCAGACAGCCTTCAGTCCAGACTCCTTATTTTATGCTATATGGAAAATCATGCCAAGTTTCAG GGGCTATCAGCAGCAGGATGCACATGAGTTTATGCGTTACCTGCTGGACCACCTCCACAGGGAGCTTCAGTATAGTCGCAACGGTGCGTCTCATTCACTCTCACCTCAGGATGGGGTCAGACTCTCCACGGCAGAGGGCAAATGCTACAT AAATGGGACTGCCAGTGTAGTCACATCCAATTTTGGTGGCATACTTCAGAATGAAGTCAACTGCCTGATATGTGGAACAGAATCTCGGAAGTTTGATCCATTTCTTG ATCTGTCTTTGGACATTCCCAGCCAGTTCAGGCAAAAGAGAAGTAAGGACAAGGAGCCAGGGCCGACCTGCACTTTACGTG actGCGTACGTAGCTTCACTGACCTGGAAGAACTTGATGAAACAGAGCTGTACTATTGCCATAAGTGTAAAAAGCGACAGAAATCCACAAAGAAGTTCTGGATCCAGAAGCTGCCAAAG GTTTTGTGTCTGCACCTTAAAAGGTTTCACTGGACGGCCTTTTTGAGAAACAAGGTGGATACCTATGTGGAATTTCCACTGAAAGGCATGGACATGAGAGGCTACTTACTTGAG CCAATGATTCATTCCGGAGCTGCCTGA
- the LOC116694515 gene encoding ubiquitin carboxyl-terminal hydrolase 42-like produces the protein MFPSAFSNNTFIPVRSQTAEGDMCVCVHRVGSGHYTAYGSHEGRWYHFNDSTVTLTNEDTVRKAKAYILFYVERTEQEASDKTARNKPAVDTAAMDSGPSEAVAQDKAAAADTVATDMVLMAVPASHMNTQDLAVPDNAALENVGEDMAELHKADTASTEAATDRDTSDKAAREEASQAIQAVAQ, from the coding sequence ATGTTTCCCTCTGCCTTCAGCAACAACACATTTATTCCTGTAAGAAGCCAGACAGCAGAAGGtgatatgtgtgtctgtgttcacaGGGTGGGATCAGGACATTATACAGCATATGGCAGCCACGAGGGTCGGTGGTACCACTTCAACGACAGCACAGTGACTCTGACCAATGAGGACACGGTGAGGAAGGCCAAGGCCTACATCCTCTTCTATGTGGAGAGGACTGAACAGGAGGCCTCGGACAAGACGGCCAGGAACAAGCCTGCTGTGGACACAGCAGCCATGGACAGTGGTCCCTCAGAAGCAGTTGCTCAGGACAAGGCTGCAGCAGCAGATACGGTTGCCACAGACATGGTTTTGATGGCTGTGCCAGCCTCACACATGAATACCCAGGACCTGGCAGTCCCAGATAATGCTGCATTGGAAAATGTGGGTGAAGACATGGCTGAACTGCATAAAGCCGACACAGCTTCAACGGAGGCTGCGACAGATAGGGATACCTCAGACAAGGCTGCAAGAGAGGAAGCCAGCCAAGCTATACAAGCCGTTGCACAATGA
- the fbxl22 gene encoding F-box and leucine-rich protein 22 isoform X2, which translates to MYLGHTIQAAGTLLLLTSRPIATTGTSSLFLSVLGRLTMHLTQLNRECLLHLFSFLDKDSRRSLSLTCHQLREVFLEPCLWTLLNFSSPCQLTKDNFVLGPSLRFLTISWYSSRVLQVCNIEDWLKSSFQKDICSKHESLVSTFLAHVCHMCPNLLWLTLSGCGHITDQDVISVLQSCRKLCRLHLENCVRITDCGLEGVAAHGHSLEEVKVDFCRNITQSGLQAVGEMRPTIQLSAERSADMIPDSKPEERVPLRRTLQKVLQFS; encoded by the exons ATGTATCTGGGCCACACAATACAGGCTGCAGGCACATTGTTGCTGCTTACCAGCAGGCCTATTGCCACCACAGGGACgagttctctctttctttctgtcttggGACGGCTCACCATGCATCTCACCCAACTCAACCGTGAATGTCTCCTCCACCTTTTCTCCTTCCTTGACAAGGACAGCCGGAGAAGTTTGTCTCTTACCTGTCATCAGCTGCGCGAGGTCTTCTTGGAACCTTGCCTCTGGACTCTACTCAACTTCAGCTCCCCGTGTCAGCTGACAAAGGACAACTTTGTGCTGGGACCCTCATTACGTTTCTTGACAATTTCCTGGTACTCCAGCAGGGTCCTGCAAGTGTGCAACATTGAGGACTGGTTAAAAAGCTCGTTTCAGAAGGACATCTGCAGTAAACATGAGAGCCTGGTCAGCACTTTCCTGGCCCATGTCTGCCacat GTGTCCCAACCTGCTCTGGCTAACCCTGTCTGGCTGTGGACACATCACTGACCAGGATGTGATCTCCGTGCTGCAGAGCTGCAGGAAGCTGTGCCGGCTCCACCTGGAGAACTGCGTACGCATCACTGACTGCGGCCTGGAGGGTGTAGCGGCTCATGGACACAGTCTGGAGGAGGTGAAGGTGGACTTTTGCAGGAACATCACTCAGTCAGGGCTGCAGGCTGTCGGAGAGATGAGGCCGACCATTCAGCTGAGTGCAGAGAGGAGCGCTGATATGATCCCAGACAGCAAGCCTGAGGAGAGGGTGCCACTCAGGAGGACACTGCAGAAAGTCCTGCAGTTCTCTTGA
- the fbxl22 gene encoding F-box and leucine-rich protein 22 isoform X1, whose translation MSATDSDNSIDWLASDNEDDECEQEFDCTGKHSQTEAPSSPSTPPHLGTSDSSCRQSSEVKGGDSNWSEVRDASSRGFPHGFTETWVSAIGLCKTQQGDKANGRNTQQALKRPHSSTEEKCKERQLISNVSEKNQIFSRKCTELQCYIHPLSSILNGLRSGRYRERLSTFQESVAMDRIQRIMGVLQNPCMGEKYINIILKMEEMLKSWFPNVKLRDQLNVTQTEEAVPFKKQKLSPVTDTAVLSPIAVRDPPAGVNTQRVTDLTPPGAYSASNLKWLHTSPICSPIAEQAQTGSRPLQSPRDLTQDNAVSSSTDSHTKTDSVPRGPPPGKINAPCLEKLLKSTESIITRKGIGGLTDSSWS comes from the exons ATGTCTGCTACAGATTCGGACAACTCTATCGACTGGCTGGCTAGTGACAATGAGGACGATGAGTGCGAACAAGAGTTTGACTGTACCGGAAAGCACAGCCAGACAGAGGCTCCTTCTTCCCCCAGCACCCCACCACACCTGGGCACGTCCGACAGCAGCTGCCGCCAGAGCAGCGAGGTGAAAGGGGGAGACAGTAACTGGAGCGAGGTCAGGGATGCCTCCAGCCGGGGCTTTCCCCACGGCTTCACTGAGACATGGGTCAGTGCCATTGGACTGTGTAAAACACAACAAGGAGACAAAGCAAATGGCAGAAACACTCAGCAAGCACTGAAGAGACCTCACAGCTCCACTGAGGAGAAGTGCAAGGAACGGCAGCTCATTTCCAACGTGTCAGAGAAAAACCAAATTTTCAGCAGAAAG tgcACGGAGCTACAATGCTACATTCATCCACTGTCATCTATCTTGAATGGCCTCCGTTCAGGCAGATACAGAGAAC GACTCAGCACTTTCCAGGAGAGTGTGGCCATGGACAGGATTCAGAGGATCATGGGTGTCCTGCAGAACCCCTGCATGGG ggagAAATACATTAATATCATTCTTAAAATGGAGGAAATGCTGAAGAGCTGGTTCCCTAATGTAAAACTCAGAGACCAACTCAATGTAACCCAGACAGAGGAAGCTGTTCCTTTCAAGAAACAGAAG CTATCCCCAGTGACCGACACTGCAGTCCTGAGCCCCATCGCTGTTAGAGATCCTCCAGCCGGCGTAAACACCCAGAGAGTCACCGACCTCACTCCTCCTGGAGCCTACTCCGCCAGTAACCTGAAGTGGCTTCACACGTCACCCATCTGCTCCCCCATAGCAGAGCAGGCCCAGACTGGCTCCAGGCCCTTGCAGTCCCCCAGAGACCTAACGCAGGACAACGCTGTGTCCTCCAGCACAGACAGCCACACTAAGACAGACTCTGTGCCCAGGGGCCCTCCGCCGGGCAAAATCAACGCACCCTGTCTAGAGAAGCTCCTTAAGTCCACAGAAAGCATCATCACCCGCAAGGGGATTGGGGGTTTGACAGACAGCAGCTGGTCCTAG